The following proteins come from a genomic window of Musa acuminata AAA Group cultivar baxijiao chromosome BXJ1-7, Cavendish_Baxijiao_AAA, whole genome shotgun sequence:
- the LOC103991365 gene encoding auxin-responsive protein IAA17 — translation MVAGSLCGSPPLEHDYIGLSELHCPAAAAGIGGGGAEDGALNLKDTELRLGLPGSEPAERKDEVGLTLGRLPKVFVSGAKRGFSDAIDGAGKWGLAAGGGGSEVEGGKGGALFSPRGENGGGGLLPGHGNAGKDVVAKAAGQERKAAAQVGNSAGSSDRGVAPAAKAQVVGWPPIRSYRKNTMATNPSKNKEDADGKQGLGCLYVKVSMDGAPYLRKVDLKTYNNYNEFSVALEKMFSGFTIGQCGSHAIPSRDGLSESRLMDLLSGSEYVLTCEDKDGDWMLVGDVPWEMFIDSCRRLRIMKGSDAIGLAPRAMEKCKNRN, via the exons ATGGTCGCTGGCTCTCTTTGCGGATCACCGCCTCTCGAGCATGATTACATAGGTCTCTCGGAGCTCCActgccccgccgccgccgccggcatTGGCGGCGGCGGAGCCGAGGACGGGGCTCTCAACCTGAAGGATACGGAGCTGAGGCTGGGCCTTCCTGGGTCGGAGCCCGCTGAACGGAAGGACGAGGTTGGCCTCACCCTGGGGCGCCTCCCTAAGGTCTTCGTCTCCGGCGCCAAGAGGGGGTTCTCTGACGCCATCGACGGGGCGGGGAAGTGGGGCCTCGCTGCCGGAGGGGGCGGATCCGAGGTGGAGGGCGGGAAAGGTGGCGCCTTGTTCTCGCCGAGAGGGGAGAACGGTGGCGGGGGGCTGCTGCCCGGGCACGGCAACGCCGGCAAGGATGTGGTGGCGAAGGCGGCCGGGCAAGAGCGGAAGGCCGCTGCACAGGTTGGGAATTCTGCTGGTAGTAGTGATCGTGGCGTCGCGCCTGCTGCCAA GGCACAGGTGGTAGGTTGGCCACCGATCCGCAGCTACCGTAAGAACACTATGGCAACAAATCCATCAAAGAACAAGGAAGATGCCGATGGAAAACAAGGTCTAGGATGTCTTTATGTCAAGGTCAGCATGGATGGAGCACCGTATCTTAGGAAAGTTGACCTGAAGACGTACAACAATTATAACGAGTTCTCCGTGGCGCTCGAGAAGATGTTCAGTGGCTTCACCATCG GCCAGTGCGGTTCTCATGCAATACCAAGCCGAGATGGGTTATCCGAGAGCAGGTTGATGGATCTTCTGAGTGGTTCCGAATATGTGCTCACTTGTGAAGACAAAGATGGTGACTGGATGCTTGTCGGAGATGTGCCATGGGA GATGTTCATCGACTCTTGCAGGAGGCTGAGGATAATGAAGGGTTCAGATGCAATTGGACTTG CTCCAAGGGCCATGGAGAAATGCAAGAACCGTAACTAG
- the LOC103991366 gene encoding probable xyloglucan endotransglucosylase/hydrolase protein 26 — protein sequence MAIIYLKPPQVRYRKQEEAPPAGCRSAMADARILIVALVSLFAFDRRLVHANFANDTVPSWGAQNVRISADGENLTLTLTNQTGCRIDTVNRFMFGSIEMNIKLVAGNSAGTVTSYYMSSDGSAHDEIDFEFLGNSTGQPYIIHTNIYTQGMGNKEQQFYPWFDPTSSFHNYTIHWNPSEIVWFVDGTPIRVFRNYESLGIPYPSKQAMKAYSSIWNGEGWATEGGRVKIDWGSAPFVAGYARLGLRACVWDDAQCVSTYPASTLTPDQQTQMANIRGSYMIYDYCRDTSRFNGNMPPECSQPQD from the exons ATGGCTATCATATATCTGAAGCCCCCACAGGTTCGATATCGTAAACAAGAGGAGGCACCTCCGGCCGGTTGCAGGTCGGCAATGGCGGACGCCCGTATCCTTATCGTCGCTCTTGTCTCTCTGTTCGCGTTTGATCGACGTCTCGTTCATGCAAACTTCGCCAACGACACTGTACCTTCTTGGGGAGCGCAGAACGTACGGATCTCCGCCGATGGCGAAAACCTCACCCTCACCCTCACTAACCAAACAG GCTGTCGGATCGACACCGTCAATCGGTTCATGTTTGGCAGCATAGAAATGAATATTAAGCTGGTCGCAGGGAATTCTGCCGGTACTGTCACTTCGTATTAC ATGTCCTCGGACGGATCAGCACACGACGAGATAGATTTCGAGTTCCTGGGGAACTCGACCGGACAGCCCTACATCATCCACACGAACATCTATACACAGGGCATGGGGAACAAGGAGCAGCAGTTCTACCCCTGGTTCGACCCTACTTCCAGCTTCCATAACTACACCATCCATTGGAACCCCAGCGAGATCGT GTGGTTCGTGGACGGGACCCCAATCCGGGTCTTCCGAAACTACGAAAGCCTCGGCATTCCCTACCCCAGCAAGCAGGCCATGAAGGCGTACTCGAGCATATGGAACGGGGAGGGGTGGGCGACCGAGGGCGGGCGGGTAAAGATCGACTGGGGCAGCGCGCCATTCGTGGCCGGCTACGCTCGTCTCGGTCTGCGGGCCTGCGTGTGGGACGACGCGCAGTGCGTTTCCACGTACCCTGCGAGCACTCTCACTCCAGATCAGCAGACGCAGATGGCAAACATCAGGGGCAGCTACATGATCTATGATTACTGCAGGGATACCAGCAGATTCAATGGAAACATGCCCCCCGAGTGCTCTCAGCCACAAGATTAA
- the LOC135678615 gene encoding uncharacterized protein LOC135678615 has translation MATILPLAPSQFLLFPRRSSLRPPHPSLAKPPHESTLRCFSSSSSFTQASFPIVTEDEASKEEESSAAAVPPPEEGIRPPDGESLVAGTEDPQFRGCKTCGREEVEKGCNGEGRIQGGIATVPGFGWWPIKAFRPCPGFVATGGRYRRQGQSMDEVAFGRGSREVPTKSMNKPSSSQKGKAAKSLKG, from the exons ATGGCTACAATTCTCCCCCTCGCGCCTTCCCAGTTCCTCCTCTTCCCACGCCGTTCCTCTCTTCGTCCTCCTCATCCTTCGCTCGCGAAGCCACCCCACGAATCTACTCTTCgctgcttctcctcttcttcttccttcacgCAAGCTTCGTTTCCTATCGTAACAGAGGACGAAGCATCAAAGGAAGAAGAAAGCTCCGCCGCTGCTGTTCCTCCTCCTGAAGAAGGAATCCGCCCTCCTGATGGCGAATCACTGGTTGCAGGCACAGAAGACCCCCAGTTCAG GGGCTGCAAGACCTGCGGAAGGGAGGAAGTTGAGAAGGGCTGCAATGGCGAGGGGCGAATCCAGGGCGGGATAGCAACGGTGCCCGGCTTCGGCTGGTGGCCGATAAAAGCCTTCAGGCCTTGCCCGGGGTTCGTGGCGACCGGTGGAAGGTACAGGAGGCAAGGGCAGAGCATGGATGAGGTTGCATTTGGCAGAGGAAGCAGAGAAGTGCCCACCAAGAGCATGAATAAGCCCAGCTCAAG CCAAAAAGGGAAAGCAGCAAAGAGCCTGAAGGGATGA
- the LOC103991368 gene encoding sirohydrochlorin ferrochelatase, chloroplastic isoform X3, translated as MMHSATTPSRAPIIRNEATGRVEHTVGDNDAVIIVDHGSRRQESNLMLNEFVAMFKARTGYHIVEPAHMELAEPSIRDAFKLCVQEGAKRVIVSPFFLFPGRHWQQDIPSLVADASKEHSGISYVITAPLGLHGLLVDVVNDRINHCLSHVAGDADECTACAGTGKCRLYQP; from the exons ATGATGCATTCTGCCACAACCCCCTCGCGAGCTCCGATCATAAG AAACGAAGCGACGGGAAGAGTGGAACACACGGTGGGTGACAATGATGCTGTGATCATTGTGGACCATGGATCTCGACGGCAAGAATCTAATCTCATGCTAA ATGAGTTCGTTGCAATGTTCAAAGCTAGAACTGGTTATCACATAGTGGAGCCTGCTCATATG GAATTGGCTGAACCATCAATCAGGGATGCATTTAAGTTATGTGTGCAAGAAGGAGCAAAGCGTGTTATTGTCAGTCCATTTTTTCTTTTCCCAGGACGACATTGGCAGCAG GACATCCCTTCTTTAGTAGCTGACGCATCCAAAGAACACTCAGGCATATCCTATGTCATAACAGCACCTCTTGGGCTACATGGACTTTTGGTG GATGTGGTGAACGATCGAATAAATCACTGTTTGAGCCACGTAGCTGGCGATGCAGATGAGTGTACTGCATGTGCTGGAACAGGAAAATGTCGTCTTTACCAACCATGA
- the LOC103991368 gene encoding sirohydrochlorin ferrochelatase, chloroplastic isoform X1: MMHSATTPSRAPIIRTSASREYAWIPGKLPFPNFVKLRRIMTKSSPLSAKFGLSLRNEATGRVEHTVGDNDAVIIVDHGSRRQESNLMLNEFVAMFKARTGYHIVEPAHMELAEPSIRDAFKLCVQEGAKRVIVSPFFLFPGRHWQQDIPSLVADASKEHSGISYVITAPLGLHGLLVDVVNDRINHCLSHVAGDADECTACAGTGKCRLYQP; encoded by the exons ATGATGCATTCTGCCACAACCCCCTCGCGAGCTCCGATCATAAG AACAAGTGCCAGTAGGGAGTATGCATGGATTCCCGGTAAACTGCCTTTTCCCAATTTTGTGAAGTTGCGAAGAATTATGACGAAAAGTAGTCCCCTTTCTGCAAAGTTTGGTTTGAGTCTCAGAAACGAAGCGACGGGAAGAGTGGAACACACGGTGGGTGACAATGATGCTGTGATCATTGTGGACCATGGATCTCGACGGCAAGAATCTAATCTCATGCTAA ATGAGTTCGTTGCAATGTTCAAAGCTAGAACTGGTTATCACATAGTGGAGCCTGCTCATATG GAATTGGCTGAACCATCAATCAGGGATGCATTTAAGTTATGTGTGCAAGAAGGAGCAAAGCGTGTTATTGTCAGTCCATTTTTTCTTTTCCCAGGACGACATTGGCAGCAG GACATCCCTTCTTTAGTAGCTGACGCATCCAAAGAACACTCAGGCATATCCTATGTCATAACAGCACCTCTTGGGCTACATGGACTTTTGGTG GATGTGGTGAACGATCGAATAAATCACTGTTTGAGCCACGTAGCTGGCGATGCAGATGAGTGTACTGCATGTGCTGGAACAGGAAAATGTCGTCTTTACCAACCATGA
- the LOC103991368 gene encoding sirohydrochlorin ferrochelatase, chloroplastic isoform X4: protein MDSRNEATGRVEHTVGDNDAVIIVDHGSRRQESNLMLNEFVAMFKARTGYHIVEPAHMELAEPSIRDAFKLCVQEGAKRVIVSPFFLFPGRHWQQDIPSLVADASKEHSGISYVITAPLGLHGLLVDVVNDRINHCLSHVAGDADECTACAGTGKCRLYQP from the exons ATGGATTCCCG AAACGAAGCGACGGGAAGAGTGGAACACACGGTGGGTGACAATGATGCTGTGATCATTGTGGACCATGGATCTCGACGGCAAGAATCTAATCTCATGCTAA ATGAGTTCGTTGCAATGTTCAAAGCTAGAACTGGTTATCACATAGTGGAGCCTGCTCATATG GAATTGGCTGAACCATCAATCAGGGATGCATTTAAGTTATGTGTGCAAGAAGGAGCAAAGCGTGTTATTGTCAGTCCATTTTTTCTTTTCCCAGGACGACATTGGCAGCAG GACATCCCTTCTTTAGTAGCTGACGCATCCAAAGAACACTCAGGCATATCCTATGTCATAACAGCACCTCTTGGGCTACATGGACTTTTGGTG GATGTGGTGAACGATCGAATAAATCACTGTTTGAGCCACGTAGCTGGCGATGCAGATGAGTGTACTGCATGTGCTGGAACAGGAAAATGTCGTCTTTACCAACCATGA
- the LOC103991368 gene encoding sirohydrochlorin ferrochelatase, chloroplastic isoform X2 yields MTKSSPLSAKFGLSLRNEATGRVEHTVGDNDAVIIVDHGSRRQESNLMLNEFVAMFKARTGYHIVEPAHMELAEPSIRDAFKLCVQEGAKRVIVSPFFLFPGRHWQQDIPSLVADASKEHSGISYVITAPLGLHGLLVDVVNDRINHCLSHVAGDADECTACAGTGKCRLYQP; encoded by the exons ATGACGAAAAGTAGTCCCCTTTCTGCAAAGTTTGGTTTGAGTCTCAGAAACGAAGCGACGGGAAGAGTGGAACACACGGTGGGTGACAATGATGCTGTGATCATTGTGGACCATGGATCTCGACGGCAAGAATCTAATCTCATGCTAA ATGAGTTCGTTGCAATGTTCAAAGCTAGAACTGGTTATCACATAGTGGAGCCTGCTCATATG GAATTGGCTGAACCATCAATCAGGGATGCATTTAAGTTATGTGTGCAAGAAGGAGCAAAGCGTGTTATTGTCAGTCCATTTTTTCTTTTCCCAGGACGACATTGGCAGCAG GACATCCCTTCTTTAGTAGCTGACGCATCCAAAGAACACTCAGGCATATCCTATGTCATAACAGCACCTCTTGGGCTACATGGACTTTTGGTG GATGTGGTGAACGATCGAATAAATCACTGTTTGAGCCACGTAGCTGGCGATGCAGATGAGTGTACTGCATGTGCTGGAACAGGAAAATGTCGTCTTTACCAACCATGA
- the LOC103991368 gene encoding sirohydrochlorin ferrochelatase, chloroplastic isoform X5: protein MDLDDEFVAMFKARTGYHIVEPAHMELAEPSIRDAFKLCVQEGAKRVIVSPFFLFPGRHWQQDIPSLVADASKEHSGISYVITAPLGLHGLLVDVVNDRINHCLSHVAGDADECTACAGTGKCRLYQP, encoded by the exons ATGGATCTCGACG ATGAGTTCGTTGCAATGTTCAAAGCTAGAACTGGTTATCACATAGTGGAGCCTGCTCATATG GAATTGGCTGAACCATCAATCAGGGATGCATTTAAGTTATGTGTGCAAGAAGGAGCAAAGCGTGTTATTGTCAGTCCATTTTTTCTTTTCCCAGGACGACATTGGCAGCAG GACATCCCTTCTTTAGTAGCTGACGCATCCAAAGAACACTCAGGCATATCCTATGTCATAACAGCACCTCTTGGGCTACATGGACTTTTGGTG GATGTGGTGAACGATCGAATAAATCACTGTTTGAGCCACGTAGCTGGCGATGCAGATGAGTGTACTGCATGTGCTGGAACAGGAAAATGTCGTCTTTACCAACCATGA